From the genome of Pueribacillus theae, one region includes:
- the sda gene encoding sporulation histidine kinase inhibitor Sda, whose product MFSLLKDKDLIDSYRQAIALSLEKEFIQLLEKALHERGLHQVVRLNK is encoded by the coding sequence TTGTTTTCTTTACTGAAGGACAAAGATTTGATTGACAGTTATAGGCAGGCAATCGCTCTAAGTTTGGAAAAGGAGTTTATTCAACTACTAGAGAAAGCGTTACATGAACGGGGACTACATCAAGTGGTTCGTCTAAATAAATAA
- a CDS encoding helix-turn-helix domain-containing protein, which translates to MKKIELRITELLLAYNLSINELHLKTGIRRATLSELTNGKRIRIQFDHIEKIANALDIDDINEIITLVEAGNEEKKWQQGIKPNLKNQRR; encoded by the coding sequence TTGAAAAAGATAGAACTGAGAATTACCGAACTTTTACTTGCATACAATTTATCAATAAATGAGCTCCATCTCAAAACAGGAATCCGAAGGGCAACACTGAGTGAACTTACCAACGGAAAAAGAATTCGCATACAATTTGATCATATTGAAAAAATCGCGAATGCCCTTGACATTGACGATATTAATGAAATTATTACACTAGTTGAGGCTGGTAACGAGGAAAAGAAGTGGCAGCAGGGGATAAAACCTAATCTCAAAAATCAACGCAGATGA
- a CDS encoding AAA family ATPase, with product MNQTESIIQIDAETKHENTHYNDYAIVVHAIKQRLKRHTNISFHMYKDDENEEEIWDVVEDDLTNNSSEVELVSHVYDCIETKSIHLERAGGQPNFLIKNSLSNSVYYYPKYKVALARIPVFQAHSDYEIGYVFAENDEDLRQFLHYVFKRQREYIQNNVTVFTDTEDGVERSKERITNLVTRDDVFLEEDLKSEIYRSIDEFFNKSGDFFKKYDIPYKRGILLYGNPGNGKTTLVKSIAGSISAPVAYWQITEYTSSYSINEVFETVSKMSPMVLVIEDIDSMPEHVRSVFLNSLDGATSKEGTFLIGTTNYPERIDPALINRAGRFDRAYEIKRPDDQLRLKYLLKRKLTQFLPKHEVENTAKVTEGFSMAQLNELYTATALQWHYENTVDIVKIVNELKADNKKSKSNNWETEDLKEKVGFGV from the coding sequence ATGAACCAAACAGAATCAATCATTCAAATAGACGCTGAAACTAAACATGAAAACACACATTATAACGATTATGCCATCGTCGTCCATGCCATTAAGCAAAGGTTGAAAAGGCACACAAACATATCGTTTCATATGTATAAAGATGATGAAAATGAAGAAGAAATATGGGACGTTGTGGAGGATGATCTAACCAACAATTCGTCTGAGGTGGAGCTCGTTTCACATGTCTATGATTGTATTGAAACGAAATCGATTCACTTAGAAAGGGCAGGAGGACAGCCGAATTTTCTAATCAAAAATTCTTTGTCAAATTCCGTGTATTATTATCCGAAATACAAAGTCGCCTTAGCGAGAATACCAGTTTTTCAAGCGCATTCTGATTATGAAATCGGATATGTATTTGCTGAGAATGATGAGGATTTAAGGCAATTTCTCCATTACGTTTTCAAAAGGCAGAGGGAATATATTCAAAACAATGTAACCGTGTTTACGGATACAGAAGACGGTGTTGAACGAAGTAAAGAACGGATCACGAATCTAGTGACACGAGATGACGTGTTCCTTGAAGAAGATTTAAAATCAGAGATTTACCGTTCAATTGATGAGTTTTTTAACAAAAGTGGGGACTTTTTTAAAAAATACGATATCCCGTACAAGAGGGGAATTTTATTATATGGAAATCCAGGTAATGGGAAAACAACTCTAGTAAAATCGATTGCTGGAAGTATTTCCGCTCCCGTGGCGTACTGGCAAATAACGGAATATACCTCAAGCTATTCAATTAATGAAGTATTTGAAACCGTTTCGAAAATGTCGCCGATGGTGCTTGTTATTGAAGATATCGATTCAATGCCTGAACATGTTCGTTCTGTGTTTTTGAATTCGCTTGATGGAGCAACGTCAAAGGAAGGAACGTTCCTTATCGGAACGACGAATTATCCAGAACGGATTGATCCTGCCCTTATTAATCGTGCAGGACGTTTTGACAGGGCGTATGAAATTAAAAGGCCTGACGATCAACTGCGATTAAAATACTTGCTTAAACGTAAACTTACACAATTTCTTCCGAAGCATGAAGTAGAGAATACTGCAAAAGTAACGGAAGGATTTTCTATGGCACAGTTGAATGAATTGTATACAGCTACCGCATTGCAATGGCATTATGAAAACACAGTAGATATCGTTAAGATCGTGAATGAATTAAAAGCAGACAACAAAAAAAGCAAGTCAAACAATTGGGAAACTGAAGATTTAAAAGAGAAAGTCGGGTTCGGAGTTTAA
- a CDS encoding TIGR02710 family CRISPR-associated CARF protein encodes MVFIKVLFVTVGGSDKPIVKSINKHKPDYVYFLATEDVGSQSGSRKTVDGEGLVCQDYSDEKRYSIVTQTDLEEKQYEITIVESDNPYSIYSRFIQLISRHIEKRDRVIADYTGGTKSMSAGLVLAAVEFPECELSIVTGNRVDLIKVKSGMERIKKLPRNAVYIQRQFHLCESLITQRNYDSAHKVLDNLSVDEYIEEQSFSRLYYLTKAFDDWDKFNYHAAAEKIDMYKKDELITPFNVLVKKLVKTVEWFENWSPQQKRNPPGSGFLLVYDLLTNAERKASHQLYDDAISRLYRAVEMYEQFCLMTSELRLNTSDLDVERLPKDLRTYYEIKSDEREKKVKISLKEGYDLLKNLDHPVGKVWGNWEKKILDILQKRNHSYLAHGNKPLLKVDYLEMKKIVWDFINECDQSMKFKEGLKEYEQLPRSL; translated from the coding sequence GTGGTTTTTATTAAAGTTTTATTTGTAACGGTCGGAGGTTCAGATAAGCCTATTGTCAAGTCAATTAATAAACATAAACCAGATTATGTTTATTTTCTAGCGACAGAAGACGTGGGCTCTCAATCTGGAAGTAGGAAAACAGTCGATGGGGAAGGACTCGTATGTCAAGATTATAGTGATGAAAAACGTTATAGTATCGTGACCCAAACGGATTTAGAAGAAAAACAGTATGAAATAACTATTGTTGAATCCGATAATCCTTATAGTATTTATTCACGATTTATACAATTGATATCTAGACATATTGAAAAAAGGGATCGTGTTATTGCTGACTATACAGGGGGAACAAAATCAATGTCAGCAGGGCTAGTATTGGCTGCCGTAGAATTTCCTGAGTGTGAACTGTCGATTGTTACCGGTAACCGAGTTGATCTAATTAAAGTTAAAAGTGGAATGGAAAGAATTAAGAAATTGCCTCGAAATGCTGTATATATTCAAAGGCAGTTTCATTTATGCGAATCCCTTATTACCCAAAGAAATTATGATTCAGCACATAAAGTTTTAGATAATTTAAGTGTAGATGAATACATCGAAGAACAATCGTTTTCTCGGTTGTATTATTTAACGAAAGCTTTTGATGACTGGGATAAGTTTAATTATCATGCTGCAGCAGAAAAGATAGATATGTATAAGAAGGATGAATTAATAACTCCTTTTAATGTATTAGTGAAAAAATTGGTAAAAACAGTAGAGTGGTTTGAAAACTGGAGTCCTCAGCAGAAAAGAAACCCGCCAGGTTCGGGTTTTTTACTTGTATATGATTTGTTAACAAACGCTGAAAGAAAGGCTTCACATCAACTTTATGATGATGCAATTTCACGTCTTTATCGAGCAGTAGAAATGTATGAACAATTTTGTCTTATGACTAGTGAACTAAGATTAAATACGTCAGATCTAGATGTCGAAAGGCTACCAAAGGATCTTCGAACATATTATGAAATTAAGAGCGATGAAAGAGAAAAAAAAGTTAAAATCTCTTTAAAAGAAGGATATGACTTATTAAAAAATCTTGATCATCCTGTAGGTAAAGTTTGGGGTAACTGGGAAAAAAAGATTTTAGATATCTTACAAAAGAGAAATCATAGCTACTTAGCTCATGGTAATAAGCCACTTTTAAAAGTTGACTATCTTGAAATGAAAAAGATTGTTTGGGATTTTATTAATGAATGTGATCAATCAATGAAGTTTAAAGAAGGTCTAAAGGAATATGAGCAATTACCAAGAAGCTTATAA
- the cmr6 gene encoding type III-B CRISPR module RAMP protein Cmr6, producing MNYFIEAKRDAKGKLQFDKQKQPISINFHSTQLVEQMLDYRLRQLTYLSQQQIVRIHEGQLISQLVHGLGTSHVTNTAMTIHHVYGIPYLPASSVKGIVRHWFLQTFLKGNEKLVEEKIERSENEEKLYKVYEDVFGSQENRGKVNFFDVYIPSGTLIPDVMTVHFGNYYSSKGKSPASDDNRLKPIPFYVLKSDAPIEFAFSIQKLRKTNSCFSFEELAEIVSDWLKNALSEMGIGSKTASGYGRFSKWKDVTKEKIVNLKQELEREREERVKAEIEKAEAQKQTVLLNSMTEEEKLVYYISHLNANNEQDRQDSKGKYYDSVMKLKNIEAAKALKVYWKQTKDWVEKPKPKKKQEVKVMQLRKLLGEL from the coding sequence TTGAATTATTTTATTGAGGCAAAAAGGGATGCTAAAGGAAAATTACAGTTTGATAAACAGAAGCAACCCATATCAATTAATTTTCATTCTACTCAATTAGTTGAACAAATGTTAGATTATCGCCTGCGTCAGTTAACCTATTTATCACAACAACAAATCGTACGGATTCATGAGGGACAGCTCATATCTCAACTCGTTCATGGCCTTGGGACTAGTCATGTTACTAACACAGCGATGACGATTCATCATGTGTACGGTATACCGTATTTACCCGCTTCATCAGTGAAAGGGATTGTACGTCATTGGTTTTTACAAACATTTTTAAAAGGGAATGAGAAACTTGTTGAAGAAAAGATTGAGCGTTCTGAAAACGAAGAAAAGCTTTACAAGGTTTATGAAGATGTTTTTGGGAGTCAAGAAAATAGGGGAAAAGTCAATTTTTTTGATGTATACATCCCATCTGGAACATTAATTCCGGATGTCATGACGGTTCATTTCGGAAACTATTATAGTAGTAAAGGTAAATCACCAGCTTCTGATGATAACCGTCTAAAACCAATACCGTTTTATGTTCTTAAATCTGATGCTCCTATCGAATTTGCTTTTTCAATTCAAAAATTACGTAAAACGAATTCATGTTTTTCTTTTGAAGAACTCGCAGAGATTGTTAGTGATTGGTTAAAAAATGCTTTATCAGAAATGGGCATTGGTTCCAAAACAGCAAGTGGTTATGGCAGATTTAGCAAGTGGAAAGATGTAACGAAAGAAAAAATTGTTAATTTAAAACAAGAATTGGAACGGGAACGGGAAGAACGAGTTAAGGCTGAGATAGAAAAAGCGGAAGCCCAAAAACAGACGGTTTTATTAAATTCAATGACAGAAGAAGAAAAACTTGTTTACTATATTAGTCACCTAAATGCGAATAATGAGCAAGATAGACAAGACAGTAAAGGGAAATATTACGATTCGGTAATGAAATTAAAAAACATTGAGGCGGCGAAAGCACTAAAGGTATATTGGAAACAAACGAAAGATTGGGTAGAAAAACCAAAACCGAAGAAAAAGCAAGAAGTAAAAGTTATGCAACTTAGGAAACTTTTAGGCGAGCTATAG
- the cmr5 gene encoding type III-B CRISPR module-associated protein Cmr5 gives MVNQSIHLVESGRAKFAYDMVKQLMKNNNSKKEEVRSYIKRLPLMIQTNGLGQALAFYYSKEKEHQDIYKVISTWFSPKEKHTFITIDEELIYAITKMNRSTYRMITNEVIELLIWMRRFADGYMKRSGGSQ, from the coding sequence ATGGTTAATCAAAGCATTCATTTAGTCGAGAGTGGTCGAGCGAAATTTGCTTATGACATGGTAAAGCAATTAATGAAGAACAATAACAGTAAAAAAGAGGAAGTGCGTTCATATATTAAACGGTTGCCACTTATGATCCAAACGAACGGATTAGGACAAGCCCTTGCATTCTATTATTCTAAAGAAAAAGAACATCAAGATATTTATAAAGTGATTTCTACTTGGTTTTCCCCAAAAGAAAAACATACATTTATTACGATTGATGAAGAACTAATTTATGCAATTACTAAGATGAATCGGAGTACATATCGAATGATAACGAACGAGGTAATTGAATTGTTAATTTGGATGCGTCGTTTCGCAGATGGATACATGAAAAGAAGTGGTGGTTCACAATGA
- the cmr4 gene encoding type III-B CRISPR module RAMP protein Cmr4, protein MFSNSNLFLLHAVTSVHVGSGSELGIVDLPIQREKHTGFPKIESSSLKGAIRASNQSSEEVNLIFGKKKDETSDDIASAVSFSDARTLLFPVKSMRNIFAYVTCPAVLKRFNYECNTYDHAISLPVPEAETCSSEKVQVGDKKHVVLEEYAYKIRVNEITMQLAEKLEKVLFGEENQGHLKERLVILSDDDFTDFVKLSTEVNPRIRVSPETGTVKDRALFYEENVPPETVFYSFVFASHTRVKEEDKIDANEVMEKLTSGELFPEVFQLGGNSTLGRGVLRRTFIKEV, encoded by the coding sequence ATGTTTTCAAATTCAAATTTATTTTTATTACACGCTGTAACTTCGGTACACGTAGGAAGTGGAAGTGAACTAGGTATTGTTGATTTACCGATTCAACGAGAAAAACATACAGGGTTCCCTAAAATTGAAAGCTCTAGTTTAAAAGGGGCAATTCGTGCCAGCAATCAAAGTAGTGAAGAGGTTAATTTGATTTTTGGAAAGAAGAAAGATGAGACAAGTGATGATATCGCAAGTGCAGTGTCTTTTAGTGATGCTCGAACATTACTATTTCCTGTCAAATCAATGCGCAATATTTTCGCATATGTAACTTGTCCTGCAGTATTAAAACGGTTTAATTACGAATGTAATACATATGATCATGCTATTTCTTTACCAGTTCCCGAAGCGGAGACGTGTTCATCAGAAAAGGTGCAAGTAGGAGATAAAAAGCACGTTGTTCTTGAAGAATATGCGTATAAAATTCGAGTTAATGAGATTACTATGCAATTAGCCGAAAAATTAGAAAAAGTTTTATTTGGTGAAGAAAACCAAGGCCATTTAAAAGAGCGTTTAGTTATTCTGTCAGATGATGATTTTACGGACTTTGTAAAGTTATCAACTGAAGTGAATCCTAGAATCCGTGTTAGTCCGGAAACCGGTACAGTTAAGGATCGGGCACTTTTTTACGAGGAAAATGTTCCCCCAGAAACAGTGTTCTATTCATTTGTATTTGCAAGTCATACTCGTGTAAAAGAAGAAGATAAAATTGACGCAAATGAAGTGATGGAAAAACTGACAAGTGGGGAATTATTTCCGGAAGTATTTCAATTAGGTGGAAATAGTACGTTAGGACGTGGTGTACTTCGTCGTACGTTTATTAAGGAGGTGTAA
- the cmr3 gene encoding type III-B CRISPR module-associated protein Cmr3, producing MKLILRPVDTFTFRDHRDFNAGENTAGFSFPFPTPSTLYGALRSAYIYYHSDFDTFARGADKGVKEWMGTPSSYGRFQVLGTFIEHRGEVYLPVPMDMQIISNENKDTGEVNEYAVPLSLIKEKPKSSDEKSYRLIAKHDGKSSSAKGAYISLTNYKKLNFGEVEQAPVYRLNTWIVAEEKTGIFRDNFTRRTKESMFYQLLIYRFKNEKETTFTTYLSDAPSFEKVRFARVGRKGRPWIIETKDDNLSILTERYREKIEKEIRQSGIAKLMFLTPTFFENGTYPLIEGEQKLSISRDLELEVITIATDRPEVIGGFDIVKKRPKPRKNVISEGTVIYVKVPEDKVSLLIETAQLHILTDDRNREGYGLCTLTSGKINYEGVL from the coding sequence ATGAAACTTATTTTAAGGCCGGTTGATACATTTACCTTCCGTGATCACCGTGACTTTAACGCTGGAGAAAATACAGCAGGTTTTAGTTTCCCTTTTCCGACACCGTCTACACTTTACGGAGCATTACGAAGTGCATATATTTATTATCATTCAGATTTTGATACATTTGCAAGAGGGGCGGACAAAGGGGTAAAAGAATGGATGGGGACTCCAAGTTCATATGGTAGATTTCAAGTATTAGGTACATTTATTGAACATAGGGGAGAAGTTTATTTACCGGTTCCAATGGATATGCAAATTATTTCTAATGAAAATAAAGATACCGGTGAAGTAAACGAATATGCTGTTCCACTGTCACTTATAAAGGAAAAACCAAAATCATCTGACGAAAAAAGTTACCGCTTAATAGCAAAACATGACGGTAAATCGTCGTCAGCCAAAGGAGCTTATATATCATTAACTAATTACAAAAAATTGAACTTCGGTGAAGTAGAACAAGCCCCTGTTTATCGTTTAAACACTTGGATAGTAGCCGAGGAAAAAACAGGTATTTTTCGGGATAATTTTACTAGACGTACCAAAGAGAGTATGTTTTATCAACTTTTGATATACCGCTTTAAGAATGAGAAAGAAACAACATTTACTACATATTTAAGTGATGCTCCTTCATTTGAAAAAGTAAGATTTGCACGGGTAGGTCGAAAGGGTCGTCCGTGGATTATAGAGACAAAGGACGACAATTTATCAATCCTAACAGAGCGATACCGTGAAAAGATAGAAAAAGAGATACGACAATCAGGAATAGCTAAACTTATGTTTTTAACACCCACTTTTTTCGAAAATGGTACGTATCCTCTCATTGAAGGTGAACAAAAGTTGTCGATTAGTCGTGATTTAGAATTGGAAGTTATTACAATTGCAACAGATCGACCTGAAGTCATCGGAGGTTTTGATATCGTTAAAAAGCGACCAAAACCAAGGAAAAATGTCATTTCCGAGGGTACGGTAATTTATGTGAAGGTACCTGAAGATAAAGTTAGCTTACTTATTGAAACGGCACAGTTACATATTTTAACTGATGATAGGAATCGTGAAGGATATGGATTGTGCACATTGACATCCGGAAAAATTAACTATGAGGGGGTATTATAA
- the cas10 gene encoding type III-B CRISPR-associated protein Cas10/Cmr2, with translation MKTYLFVYSIGPVQSFIAAARKTEDFWSSSYLLSYLNEKTIRAALESKQHNVKLLSPAVTIEQLDEQMGGGSADVAALPNRFLLRLDANQDLDVISFAKQLEQRTIVTFQELATDAINKVFGTLNEHQYIKRLADKQLSEFVEIFWAFEEWTNKVENASYNNIRLTVEKRLASVKNNRIFTIQAQNALVCTVCGSREALNTGDISDSTIVQKNVVKDKDARIKDNERLCAVCLTKRLARGIFKERFEKEKQLFQPFPSVFDFATQSNPYYAIIMMDGDDMGKWISGIDNKILSGFKNIDEAYHEEISRRLTVFSGQSVPNIVKQSKGRLVYAGGDDVLAFVPLDELLSMIQSLREVFSSENGLDMKATASMGVVIAHKKEPLQRVLTTVRELEGKAKAYKNNVQQKDAVAFGLISKSGQIRRAIVPWYLDEKKQLSVIEIMIRLREVLGETLSSTFLYHFYDAFSPIMPQGEKADLAQEIIDLEFRRLISRASKNLNQNELNSLTEDLLKIYSISLTFVGFLHLLEIIRFMSGKIARKEEDQ, from the coding sequence GTGAAGACATATTTATTTGTGTATAGTATTGGGCCTGTTCAGTCATTTATTGCTGCTGCACGAAAAACAGAGGATTTTTGGAGTAGCAGTTATCTTTTATCCTATCTAAATGAAAAAACAATACGAGCTGCTTTAGAAAGTAAGCAACATAATGTAAAATTATTGTCCCCAGCGGTAACTATCGAACAATTAGATGAACAAATGGGAGGTGGTTCTGCTGATGTTGCAGCATTACCGAATCGTTTTTTACTTCGATTAGATGCTAACCAAGATTTGGATGTAATCTCTTTTGCAAAACAACTTGAACAAAGGACGATTGTTACGTTTCAAGAATTGGCAACTGATGCAATTAATAAAGTATTTGGGACATTAAATGAACATCAATATATAAAACGTTTAGCAGATAAACAACTCTCGGAATTTGTAGAAATATTTTGGGCGTTTGAAGAATGGACAAACAAAGTAGAGAACGCTTCTTATAATAATATACGTCTAACTGTAGAAAAACGGTTAGCCTCTGTAAAAAATAATCGTATATTTACTATCCAAGCACAAAATGCTCTTGTTTGTACTGTTTGTGGGAGTCGTGAAGCTTTAAATACTGGGGACATTTCGGATTCGACGATTGTTCAAAAAAATGTGGTTAAAGACAAAGATGCGCGTATTAAAGATAATGAACGACTTTGTGCAGTTTGCTTAACGAAACGTTTAGCCCGCGGAATATTTAAGGAAAGATTTGAAAAGGAAAAGCAACTTTTTCAACCGTTTCCATCTGTTTTTGATTTTGCAACGCAAAGCAACCCATATTATGCCATTATCATGATGGATGGGGATGATATGGGCAAATGGATATCAGGAATTGATAATAAAATTTTATCAGGTTTTAAAAATATCGATGAAGCTTATCATGAAGAAATTAGTCGCAGACTAACTGTATTTTCAGGGCAAAGTGTTCCTAACATCGTGAAGCAATCGAAAGGGCGATTAGTTTATGCCGGTGGCGACGATGTGTTGGCTTTTGTTCCTCTTGATGAATTATTATCTATGATTCAATCACTACGAGAGGTATTTAGTTCTGAAAACGGATTAGATATGAAAGCTACAGCGTCGATGGGAGTTGTTATTGCACACAAAAAAGAGCCATTACAGAGGGTGTTAACTACTGTTCGTGAGTTAGAAGGTAAAGCGAAAGCATATAAAAATAACGTTCAGCAAAAAGATGCTGTAGCATTTGGATTAATTTCAAAAAGCGGACAAATAAGACGGGCAATTGTTCCATGGTATTTAGATGAAAAAAAGCAACTTTCAGTCATTGAAATAATGATTCGATTACGCGAAGTACTAGGTGAAACTTTATCTTCAACATTTTTATATCATTTTTATGATGCCTTTTCGCCTATAATGCCTCAAGGAGAAAAAGCTGATTTAGCACAGGAAATCATTGACTTAGAGTTCCGTCGTTTAATTAGTCGCGCTTCAAAAAATCTGAATCAAAATGAGTTAAATAGTTTAACAGAAGATTTATTAAAAATATATTCAATATCACTAACATTTGTAGGATTTTTACATTTGTTAGAGATTATTCGATTTATGTCAGGGAAAATAGCGCGAAAGGAGGAAGACCAATGA
- the cmr1 gene encoding type III-B CRISPR module RAMP protein Cmr1 produces the protein MDIKELIGRTSLLSSSLECRTITPLLMHGGDKEKRRDKEQPASSQLRIPSIKGVIRYWFRALETDLETMYKREVELFGGSSDNALKSRLILTFDKQVVSKKLEKVLPHRSKSFSTYSISPDTSFTLHIKAYKKNEEYFEELLTYVKLSLYLGGFGQRSRRGFGSIEFVDETFSTPETWLQNVQSLIQKVSALPVSLKSEQLIVNKKTTVIGHPQLQAVHIGKAHKVANDVLQNINQASHDVAKKFEGILGSHDPRYASPIIGSVKKIGKEFYPIVTEVKAKNENPRYNDAKMVFLEKVGVQL, from the coding sequence ATGGATATAAAAGAATTAATTGGGAGAACGTCATTATTATCCTCCTCTCTAGAATGTCGAACGATAACCCCCTTACTTATGCACGGGGGAGATAAAGAAAAGCGTAGAGACAAGGAACAGCCTGCTAGCTCACAATTAAGGATCCCTTCGATAAAAGGGGTTATTCGTTATTGGTTTCGGGCACTCGAAACGGATTTAGAAACAATGTATAAACGAGAAGTAGAACTTTTTGGGGGTTCAAGCGACAACGCCCTCAAATCAAGACTTATTTTAACGTTTGATAAACAAGTAGTGTCAAAGAAACTGGAAAAAGTATTACCGCATCGCTCGAAAAGTTTTTCGACTTATAGTATTTCGCCCGATACTTCATTTACATTACATATTAAAGCGTACAAAAAGAATGAGGAATATTTTGAAGAACTTTTAACTTATGTAAAATTAAGTTTATATTTGGGAGGATTTGGTCAGCGATCCCGTCGTGGATTCGGTTCAATTGAATTCGTTGATGAAACTTTTTCAACTCCCGAAACTTGGCTTCAGAACGTACAATCATTAATTCAAAAAGTATCCGCTCTACCTGTTTCGCTTAAATCTGAACAATTAATAGTAAACAAGAAAACTACAGTTATAGGGCATCCACAATTACAAGCAGTTCATATTGGAAAAGCGCATAAAGTAGCGAATGATGTACTTCAAAATATTAATCAAGCAAGTCATGACGTTGCAAAAAAATTTGAGGGAATATTAGGTTCGCATGATCCCCGCTATGCTTCCCCAATTATTGGTTCTGTAAAAAAAATAGGGAAGGAATTTTATCCGATTGTGACAGAAGTGAAAGCAAAAAATGAGAACCCACGATATAATGACGCAAAAATGGTATTTTTAGAGAAAGTAGGTGTGCAGCTGTGA
- the cas2 gene encoding CRISPR-associated endonuclease Cas2, protein MFVILVYDFGQKRVGKALKICRKYLHWVQNSVFEGEISRANFVKLKKELEKLLDAEEDSIIIYTFRSQKYSKREIMGREKGNVDFMI, encoded by the coding sequence TTGTTTGTAATACTTGTTTACGATTTTGGGCAAAAAAGAGTTGGCAAGGCGTTGAAAATTTGTCGGAAGTATTTACATTGGGTACAGAATTCGGTGTTTGAAGGGGAAATTTCAAGAGCTAATTTTGTAAAATTAAAAAAAGAATTAGAGAAGTTGTTGGATGCAGAAGAGGACTCAATCATTATATATACCTTTCGCTCTCAGAAATATTCAAAAAGGGAGATAATGGGAAGAGAGAAGGGGAATGTCGATTTTATGATTTGA
- the cas1b gene encoding type I-B CRISPR-associated endonuclease Cas1b: MKKTLYITRSGVLKRKENTLFFVDEDGKRKFIPVEDTNDIFIFSEIDLNTKLLDFLSQKSICVHFFNYYGYYTGTYYPREHLNAGHVILKQSEAYLDKKLRLDLARRFISGSINQMKQVLRYYANRRKENNELLLGIIEELNSSLLKLNNAETVEELMAFEGHARENYYRGFDEIIRNDDFQFGKRSKRPPLNRLNALISFGNSLCYTMILSEIYKTYLDPRIGFLHSTNFRRFSLNLDVAEIFKPIMVDRLIFQLINKRMITQKDFEKEHGGGILLNDKGRRTFLEQMESRMRTTVNHRHLGKNVSYRRLIRLELYKIQKHLLGEKPYEPYASLW; the protein is encoded by the coding sequence ATGAAAAAAACGTTATATATAACAAGGAGCGGAGTACTTAAAAGAAAAGAGAACACATTATTTTTTGTTGACGAGGATGGAAAAAGAAAATTTATTCCAGTGGAAGATACGAATGATATTTTTATTTTTTCTGAAATTGATTTAAACACAAAGCTTCTTGATTTTTTAAGCCAAAAAAGTATTTGCGTTCATTTTTTTAACTATTACGGCTATTACACGGGAACTTATTATCCAAGGGAACATTTAAACGCAGGACATGTGATCCTAAAACAATCTGAAGCATATTTAGATAAGAAACTTCGTCTTGATTTAGCAAGGCGGTTTATTTCGGGCTCTATCAACCAAATGAAACAAGTGCTACGGTATTATGCAAATAGAAGAAAAGAAAACAATGAATTGCTTTTAGGCATTATCGAAGAGCTAAATTCATCGCTGTTAAAATTAAATAATGCAGAAACAGTGGAAGAACTTATGGCTTTTGAGGGGCATGCACGAGAAAATTATTATAGAGGTTTTGACGAAATTATTAGAAATGATGATTTCCAGTTTGGTAAGCGAAGCAAACGGCCACCTTTAAATCGTCTCAATGCTTTAATCAGTTTCGGGAATTCTTTATGCTACACAATGATATTAAGTGAAATTTATAAGACTTACCTTGATCCAAGGATTGGCTTTCTCCACTCTACAAATTTTAGAAGATTTTCATTAAATTTAGATGTAGCTGAAATTTTTAAACCTATTATGGTTGACCGATTAATTTTTCAATTAATCAACAAGAGAATGATCACCCAAAAAGATTTTGAAAAAGAACATGGTGGAGGTATTTTATTAAATGATAAAGGAAGGAGAACATTTCTTGAACAAATGGAATCACGAATGAGAACAACTGTAAACCATCGGCATTTGGGTAAGAATGTGTCATATCGAAGACTTATTCGACTAGAGTTATACAAAATCCAAAAACATCTATTGGGCGAAAAACCTTATGAGCCGTATGCCTCTCTTTGGTAA